Genomic DNA from Bacillus oleivorans:
ATGATGTATCGTTACATCTTCACGGTTCTTTATAGAACTCAAAAAATACTGCTGACTGCCGGAATCTATGAGATTTGGATGGGATACAATCAATAAGGTTTTCAAGTTTGGACCTCCTTGTAATCCTAAAAAACATCCTGGTTAATAGTGACAGGATGTTTTTGCTTGTTCTCTTGATCAATTCAAGTCTATCACATTCATTTTTACCTTTACACTACCACAATAATCGTGATCGAAGGAAGTAATTGAACATGTTCGATACAATGATTAAACATGGAAAAACCGACTGTTAGCTTGCCAGCCGGTTATATTTTTATTTCAGAGAGTTAACTTTCAAACACTTTAATATATCTAGAATTGTTTGTAAGTGCATGCCTTCATGAAAGATCGTCCGAATTAAAACTTGTTCCATTGTGTGCATCCCCATTTCTGTAGGAGGATATTCTACCTCTAGTCGGTCTCCATACATTTCTTTTATATGAGTGGGCTGTTTTCTTAACAGTTCTTTTAACTCAGCGAATGTAGGTGTTTCTGACGTGAAGTTAGCTGGGGATGTACTGAATCCAAACCATGTATTATACTCTTTTGGCACATCAGTGTCTTTCGTTAAGGCGTGGATCCATAAATACTGATCAAGGTAAATATGCCCCATATTCCAGCGGATGTTATTATTAAATCCTTGTGGAACACCCTCGGCTTCCTCTTCCGTAATACTGCTTAAAACGTCTAAAATATGGCTTCGGTAGGTCTCCAGTTGTGTAAATAAAAGGTCGTGCCGTTTTTCCATATCCTTATTTCCCCCTTTTTATAACAAGGAATATATATTCTATATGAGAAATTTTTCCTCCTGCCAAAGGTACATATATTTATTTAACAAAATATAAAAAGCAGTCGACATCTTCATTTTTCCTATCAGCCTTTTCGCATAGTAAATTTCTGCACAAACTGCACTAAATGGCGGTCAGGGAGATGTTTGGGGTTTTTAATTTATAGTTCTATAACCCTAGGCTTATAGACATATAATAAAGTATAATTTTTATAGTGAAATATAAATTCTGAAAATTTTTAATTTTATTATAGAAGTAATGGACTTTAGGAGGAATAACATGAGTATGAAACGAAAAATAAGTTTGTTGTATGTCCGCTTGATTTCTATATTGTTTATTGTTCAGGCCAGCTTCGGTATTTTTCTAAAACTTTATAAAGGTGAAACAGACGATTTAGTTCATAATGGCCTTCATGGCTTAATAGGAATAATCGGGATTCTTTCTAGTTTTGGGGAAAGTAAATTTGTAAACTCTCGAAAATTTTTATTGGGTTTTAGTTTGTTTTATACTAGCCTAGGTTTAATCGGATGGTTCTGGCCGAATCCTTTTGGTTTGATTCCACTCGGAGTAGCTGATAATGTTTTTCATATTTTAGTAGGTTTGTTGTCTTTCGCAGTTTACTTAACACTGGGAGAAAGGAAAAACAGGGAGGAAAAATGAATGGTAACAAGGATTATATTATGGGTCTTATTATCTGGAATTGGTATATACTTCATATCCTTACCTGATACGGGCCCGCGCTTAATCACCTTTAGTAAGGCACATGGACCTGGGATGGTAGATAGTTTAGGGATCTTATTGGTTATCTTAGGTTGGCTGATTTTAGTGTTAGGAATATGGGGAAGCAGAAAAGAAATCCTTCAGTATAAAGATTCGAAAACATTTAGTGCAGTTTTAATCATAATCGGCTTGGCATATGGCATGATCTTTGCTTCAGTTTTTTCAGATTTTACTCTCTGGTGGGCAGTTGGGATTGTTATTCTTCTGTTGGTGCATCTATGGTGTATATCTATAATTCTGAGAAGGGTGAAATAGTAGGGAAAAAGTAAGCAACAGTCCTTGTATAAAAAGGGCTTATCCATTGCAGGATAAACCCTTTTCGTGTTCATAAAATTTACTCAACAGGTGAAAGTTCACTTTCAGTTACCCATTTATGGTTTTTCACTTCTTCTCCGCCAGTAGCAGGTGTGTAATCGACCATATATACCGCCATTTGCTCGGCAGAATCAATGACGGCTGTAGCCCCTTCCATTCCCTCCATATGGCTAGCTTTAAGAACTACTTCATCTCCAGGTTTAAATGGTTCCTCGCCAGCATCTTGAAGCTCTTCATGAATGACCCATTTATGATTTTCAACTCTTTCACCGCCAGTAGTAGGAGTGTAAGAGACAG
This window encodes:
- a CDS encoding DUF4383 domain-containing protein, producing the protein MSMKRKISLLYVRLISILFIVQASFGIFLKLYKGETDDLVHNGLHGLIGIIGILSSFGESKFVNSRKFLLGFSLFYTSLGLIGWFWPNPFGLIPLGVADNVFHILVGLLSFAVYLTLGERKNREEK
- a CDS encoding DinB family protein, which encodes MEKRHDLLFTQLETYRSHILDVLSSITEEEAEGVPQGFNNNIRWNMGHIYLDQYLWIHALTKDTDVPKEYNTWFGFSTSPANFTSETPTFAELKELLRKQPTHIKEMYGDRLEVEYPPTEMGMHTMEQVLIRTIFHEGMHLQTILDILKCLKVNSLK